The Thermoanaerobacterium thermosaccharolyticum DSM 571 region TTTAAAACAACAAAAAGCTTATCATGGAAAGATATTATAAAAAACTATTATGGAAAGTTATCATGAAAAATTTATCATAAGCGAACGATTAATGGAGCTTTCGTAATATATCACGATGAATGTAGCGCAGTTTGGCGTATGAGCGAAAGCGAAAGCCGTCACAGCGCATAGACGGCGTTAGCCAAACAAGCGAAATGAATCGCTGATATATAGAAAACGAAATTTGTGAGCGTTGATAAATTTTTCATATTATGAATTTAATTTAGAATTTTAGTGTTTCCCCACGTTCCATACAATAAAAGGTTAGAGCAACAACTCTAACCAGTTTATTATTTTGCATCAATGTTATATTTTCTCTTAAATCTTTCCACTCTTCCACCTGTATCAACTAACTTTTGCTGTCCAGTAAATAGTGGATGACATTTTGAGCATATTTCAACTCTAAGTTCTTTCTTTGTAGAGCCTGTCACAAAAGTATTGCCACATGCGCATCTTACAACTGCATCATGATAATAAGTTGGATGTATTCCCTCTTTCATCGCCTTCACCTCTTTCAAACCGAAATTGCACTTAAATGATTATAACATACATAATTTATAATATCAAGATTTATAAAGTTGAGATCTTATGGCCTCTATAAACTCAGCATTTGTCCTTGTCCTCATAAGTCTATCGATTAATACTTCAGTCACTTCATTAGGTGCTATGCTGCTCATTGCCTTTCTAATCATCCACATAGCTTCCAGCTCTTTCTGTGAAAGTAGCAGCTCTTCTTTTCTTGTACCGGATTTGTATATATCAATTGCAGGGAATATACGCCTTTCCTGTAATTTTCTATCAAGATGAAGCTCCATATTACCTGTCCCTTTAAACTCTTCAAATATGACATCATCCATGCGGCTTCCTGTTTCAATAAGTGCAGTTGCAAGAATAGTCAAGCTCCCACCTTCTTCTATATTTCTTGCAGCGCCAAAAAATCTCTTAGGTGGATGAAGTGCTGATGGATCAAGGCCACCAGATAAAGTCCTGCCAGATGGTGGTGTAACCAGGTTATAAGCTCTTGCAAGCCTTGTTATACTGTCCATAAGAATCACAACATCTTTACCGTATTCTACAAGTCTTTTTGCATATTCCAATACCATCTCAGCCACTTTTGTATGATGCTCTGGAAGTTCATCAAAAGTAGAGTAAACAACTTCGCCTTTAATTGACCTTTTCATATCTGTAACTTCTTCTGGTCTTTCATCAATCAGAAGAACGATCAAGTGAACTTCGGGATGATTTATAGATATGCTATTGGCTATTTTCTTTAATAAGGTTGTCTTTCCGGCCTTTGGCGGAGCCACTATCATTCCTCTTTGGCCTTTGCCGATAGGCGCAATAATATCCACAAGCCTCATGGCAAGTTCTGTTGGAATCGTTTCAAGTTTTAATTTTTCGTCCGGGAAAATAGGTGTAAGCTCGTCGAACGGAATCCTCTTCTTTGCAAGATCTGGACTCTCGCCATTTATCGACTCCACATATAGAATTGCAGAATATTTTTCCCCTTCTCTTGGAATCCTTGTAATTCCTTTTACTTTATCACCGACTTTAAGCCCAAAACGCCTAATCTGTGATTGTGATATATAAATATCTTTATTGCCCTGTATAAAATTTTCAACTCTTAAAAATCCATATCCATCAGGCATTATATCAAGTACGCCTTCTGCGACGACGTCTCCCTGTGTCTCTATGAGTTCTTTTAAAGGCTCAGATACATCGCTTATAAGAGGAAGGCCTTCTTTAATAAATATGCTGTGGCCTTTCTTTGTCTCTTTTTCTTTATCTTCAACCCCTTTTTCTTTATCTAGAGCCTCTTTTTCCTCTTGTACGTCTTCTCCTCCTAAATCTTCAGCCACATTTTCTTCATCTTCAACGGCTTCATTTTCATGCTTAACTTTTAAAGCCTCATCAATGTCCTTTTTCGCTTCCTGAACAGTTTCTGTAATATTTTCTTTACTTCTAAGACGCATCCTTAGCTTTCTTCTAAGCTCTTCATAATCTGCATCCGACTTTTCCAGTTCTTCAACAGGTATGCTAATCTTCCCTAGAGTTTTTTTCTCTTCTTTTTTTTCTTCTAAATCACTTTTTTCATTCGCTTCATTTGTATCTTCTGGAGCGTCTTTGCTTTCTTCTTCTGAGGTATTATCACTTTTCGCCTCAGTACCACTCATCACATTTTCTTCAATATTTTCATCACTTTCATTATCTGATACTTCTGGCTCAATTTTTTTGTCAGCAACTTCTAAATTTGATGATTCGTCTTTCTCGTCTTGATGTTTTTCATCAGACGTTTCATCTAAATGTAAATCTTTGGCTTCATTTTCTTTATCAATTTTTTCGTCAAGCTCAATCTGTTTTGACTTTTCTACTATGAGCTCCTTTAACTCCTGCTTTCTGTACTTAGTAATGCTTTTAATCCCGTATCTTTTTGCTATTTCCCTAAGCTCTGCAAGGGATTTCCCTTCTAAATCATTAAAATCCAAAAAAAGGCACCTCCTGAATGCAATAATTATTTATATTTTAAAATGGGATTTTATTAAAAAATTTATAAACCAATATTTTTAATAAAAAGAATTTGTTTAAGATTGGTCTTAGAATACACGGTTTTAATATTTGTAAATGTTAATGATGTATTCCTGAGCCATTCAAACGTTACACACTATTTATATTTTATTATACATATTTAAAAAGTCAAGTAATATAGTGCAATTTTAATAATTTTTTAACATCTCACTTATATTATCGTCATACTTTATAAAATTATTCAACAGTTGTAGATTTTTTTCTTAAATTTTATAAAAGTATTTTTATAAATGATGAGATTTAATTCAGATAAAAAAAGTCAGAGGAAAAATCCCCTGACCCTGCTTTATTTCTTTGGAACTGTCTCCCAATCCTTTAAGAATCTCTCAATACCTATGTCTGTCAATGGATGTTTAATCATCTGCATGATTACTTTATATGGAACTGTTGCGATATGTGCTCCAACTTTTGCTGCTTCTAAAACATGCATTGGGTGCCTTATGCTTGCAGCGATTACCTCTGTTTCAATTCCATATATATCAAAAATTTGCACTATATCTGATACAAGTTGCAAACCATCAGTTGAGATGTCGTCAAGTCTTCCAACAAACGGGCTGACGTATGTAGCACCTGCTCGAGCTGCTAAAAGTGCCTGCGTTGCTGAGAATATAAGTGTGACATTTGTCTTTACGCCTTTTTCTGTAAGTATCTTAACA contains the following coding sequences:
- the rho gene encoding transcription termination factor Rho, with amino-acid sequence MDFNDLEGKSLAELREIAKRYGIKSITKYRKQELKELIVEKSKQIELDEKIDKENEAKDLHLDETSDEKHQDEKDESSNLEVADKKIEPEVSDNESDENIEENVMSGTEAKSDNTSEEESKDAPEDTNEANEKSDLEEKKEEKKTLGKISIPVEELEKSDADYEELRRKLRMRLRSKENITETVQEAKKDIDEALKVKHENEAVEDEENVAEDLGGEDVQEEKEALDKEKGVEDKEKETKKGHSIFIKEGLPLISDVSEPLKELIETQGDVVAEGVLDIMPDGYGFLRVENFIQGNKDIYISQSQIRRFGLKVGDKVKGITRIPREGEKYSAILYVESINGESPDLAKKRIPFDELTPIFPDEKLKLETIPTELAMRLVDIIAPIGKGQRGMIVAPPKAGKTTLLKKIANSISINHPEVHLIVLLIDERPEEVTDMKRSIKGEVVYSTFDELPEHHTKVAEMVLEYAKRLVEYGKDVVILMDSITRLARAYNLVTPPSGRTLSGGLDPSALHPPKRFFGAARNIEEGGSLTILATALIETGSRMDDVIFEEFKGTGNMELHLDRKLQERRIFPAIDIYKSGTRKEELLLSQKELEAMWMIRKAMSSIAPNEVTEVLIDRLMRTRTNAEFIEAIRSQLYKS
- the fsa gene encoding fructose-6-phosphate aldolase — its product is MKFFIDTANVDEIREANELGVICGVTTNPSLIAKEGRDFIEVVKEITTIVDGPISAEVVSEDHDGMVKEALELAKIHKNIVIKIPMTAEGLKAVKILTEKGVKTNVTLIFSATQALLAARAGATYVSPFVGRLDDISTDGLQLVSDIVQIFDIYGIETEVIAASIRHPMHVLEAAKVGAHIATVPYKVIMQMIKHPLTDIGIERFLKDWETVPKK
- the rpmE gene encoding 50S ribosomal protein L31, which translates into the protein MKEGIHPTYYHDAVVRCACGNTFVTGSTKKELRVEICSKCHPLFTGQQKLVDTGGRVERFKRKYNIDAK